A single region of the Sorghum bicolor cultivar BTx623 chromosome 9, Sorghum_bicolor_NCBIv3, whole genome shotgun sequence genome encodes:
- the LOC8069489 gene encoding pentatricopeptide repeat-containing protein At3g05340 — protein MRDAWSPLLNYAHLSGLLARCGRAGDLRLGTALHAVVAKNPAHFRLCPHRSASLHHVLAVWNSLVAMYARCGRRGDAARAFDEMPLRDSVSWNSLLAASASAADALALLRRMLRAAPGAAACDHATLTTVLSACARADGGGGTGAASLPVVHGLAVSCGLDAEVSVGNALITAYFECSSPGSAERVFDAMADRNVVTWTAMVSGMARAERYRESLSLFRQMRHAVDANRASYSSSLLACAGSLAASEGQQIHGLVVKAGFETDLHVESELMDMYSKCGLMEDALRVFRSCQDPDEVFLTVILVGFAQNGLEEKAFELFAEMVGKGIDIDANMVSAVLGAFGASAPFALGKQIHALVIKKCFGGNTYVCNGLINMYSKCGELQESIEVFDGTPSKNTVTWNSIIAAFARHGHGSEVFGLFESMKADGVKPTNVTFLSLLHGCSHVGSASKGLEILNSMSSQYGIHPKVEHYACVVDMLGRASQLDDAKAFIEDGPFKDSALLWQALMGACSFHKDSEVGKYAAEKLLLLDPDCTAAYVLLSNIYSSEGRWDDRARILKRMREKGLRKDTGKSWIELEKEVRSFVMAPRSRPDDVLMQLSAVASDQEDLVESNAL, from the coding sequence ATGAGAGATGCGTGGTCCCCGCTCCTCAACTACGCCCACCTCAGCGGCCTCCTCGCCCGCTGCGGCCGCGCCGGGGACCTCCGGCTCGGCACCGCGCTGCACGCCGTCGTCGCCAAGAACCCCGCCCACTTCCGCCTCTGCCCACACCGTAGTGCCAGCTTGCACCACGTGCTCGCCGTATGGAACTCCCTCGTCGCCATGTACGCCCGCTGCGGCCGCCGCGGGGACGCCGCCAGGGCGTTCGACGAAATGCCCCTCCGGGACTCCGTGTCCTGGAACTCGCTCCTCGCCGCGTCCGCCTCGGCCGCGGATGCGCTCGCGCTGCTCAGGCGGATGCTGCGCGCCGCGCCTGGCGCCGCCGCGTGCGACCACGCCACGCTCACCACCGTCCTGTCCGCATGCGCGCGTGCTGACGGGGGTGGGGGCACGGGCGCCGCGTCGCTCCCCGTGGTGCACGGGCTGGCGGTGTCGTGCGGGCTCGACGCTGAGGTGTCCGTCGGGAACGCGCTGATCACCGCCTACTTCGAGTGCAGCTCCCCGGGCTCGGCGGAACGGGTGTTCGACGCCATGGCAGACAGGAACGTCGTCACGTGGACGGCCATGGTCTCCGGGATGGCTCGGGCAGAACGATATAGGGAGAGTCTGTCTCTGTTCCGGCAGATGAGGCACGCGGTGGACGCTAACAGGGCCTCGTACTCGAGCTCTTTGTTAGCATGCGCCGGATCACTTGCTGCCAGCGAAGGGCAGCAGATTCATGGGCTTGTCGTTAAGGCTGGGTTCGAGACTGATCTCCATGTCGAGAGTGAGCTCATGGATATGTACTCCAAATGTGGGTTAATGGAGGATGCGTTGAGGGTGTTCCGCTCCTGTCAGGATCCTGATGAAGTTTTCTTGACAGTGATTCTTGTTGGGTTTGCTCAAAATGGACTGGAGGAGAAGGCATTCGAATTGTTTGCTGAGATGGTCGGCAAAGGAATCGACATTGATGCAAACATGGTTTCTGCAGTTCTGGGGGCCTTCGGTGCTTCTGCGCCATTTGCTCTTGGGAAGCAGATCCACGCCCTGGTCATAAAAAAATGCTTCGGAGGGAACACCTATGTCTGCAATGGTCTGATCAATATGTATTCTAAATGCGGTGAACTACAGGAGTCTATCGAAGTGTTTGATGGAACGCCGAGCAAGAATACAGTTACATGGAATTCCATCATTGCGGCCTTTGCACGACATGGTCATGGTTCCGAGGTTTTTGGATTGTTTGAGTCTATGAAAGCCGATGGTGTTAAGCCCACTAATGTCACATTCTTGTCACTGCTCCATGGATGCAGCCATGTTGGATCAGCCAGCAAGGGACTGGAGATATTGAATTCCATGTCATCACAATATGGAATCCATCCGAAGGTGGAGCATTATGCATGTGTGGTTGACATGCTTGGCCGAGCCAGCCAGCTGGATGATGCCAAAGCATTCATAGAAGATGGACCTTTCAAGGACAGCGCTCTTCTCTGGCAGGCCTTAATGGGAGCTTGCAGCTTCCATAAGGACTCAGAAGTTGGAAAATATGCAGCAGAGAAGTTGCTCCTCCTGGACCCCGACTGCACTGCCGCTTATGTCTTGCTCTCAAACATCTACTCATCCGAGGGCAGATGGGATGACAGAGCCAGGATCCTGAAAAGGATGAGAGAAAAGGGCTTGAGGAAGGACACTGGCAAGAGCTGGATTGAGCTGGAAAAGGAGGTCCGTTCTTTTGTCATGGCCCCAAGGTCTCGCCCTGATGATGTGCTGATGCAGTTGTCCGCAGTTGCCAGTGATCAAGAAGATCTAGTAGAGAGCAATGCTTTGTGA